In a single window of the Myxococcus guangdongensis genome:
- the cysS gene encoding cysteine--tRNA ligase, whose protein sequence is MTTPPTIRLFNTMTMQKELLQPSVPGCVGVYVCGPTVYSYIHIGNARTFTSFDVVVRYLRYRGLQVRYVRNFTDVDDKIIKAAHETGEAPVVLAARYVEIFREDAKALHMLEPDVAPKVSDHLPEIIGIIQKLVDKGFAYASQGDVYFSVSADKDYAKLSKRHLEDLCVGERVQPGDQKREPLDFALWKAAKPGEPAWESPWGPGRPGWHIECSAMSAKYLGETFDIHGGALDLIFPHHENEIAQSESANGVEFAKYWMHCGFLDLEGAKMSKSLGNVVRLRDALQRVDAEALRFFFLSTHYRHPLSFSDKALADAEARMEYFYETLRKVDERLAGKDFGDGPLHGEPHRFLAEFECAMDDDFNSAGGLGALSGLFGLMNELTDKPPVKDKALVGRTLRALREDVRKVSGVLGLFEDDSGAWLLRRRERAVRERGIDVAEVERLLGERTAARAAKDFAAADRVRTTLKEKGVEIMDTPAGTSWKVAAQQG, encoded by the coding sequence GTGACGACTCCCCCCACCATCCGGCTCTTCAACACGATGACCATGCAGAAGGAGCTCTTGCAGCCCTCTGTCCCGGGCTGCGTGGGGGTCTATGTCTGTGGGCCCACGGTCTACAGCTACATTCATATCGGGAATGCTCGCACCTTCACGTCGTTCGACGTGGTGGTCCGCTACCTCCGGTACCGGGGGCTCCAGGTTCGTTATGTCCGGAACTTCACGGACGTGGACGACAAGATCATCAAGGCCGCCCATGAGACGGGCGAGGCCCCGGTGGTGCTGGCCGCGCGCTACGTGGAGATCTTCCGAGAGGACGCCAAGGCGCTGCACATGCTGGAGCCGGACGTGGCGCCCAAGGTGAGCGACCACCTCCCGGAAATCATCGGCATCATCCAGAAGCTCGTGGACAAGGGCTTCGCCTATGCGTCCCAGGGCGACGTGTACTTCTCCGTCAGCGCCGACAAGGACTACGCGAAGCTGTCCAAGCGACACCTCGAGGACCTGTGCGTGGGTGAGCGCGTGCAGCCCGGCGACCAGAAGCGCGAGCCGCTCGACTTCGCGCTGTGGAAGGCGGCCAAGCCCGGCGAGCCCGCGTGGGAGAGCCCCTGGGGCCCGGGGCGTCCGGGCTGGCACATCGAGTGCTCCGCGATGAGCGCGAAGTACCTGGGTGAGACGTTCGACATCCACGGCGGCGCGCTGGACCTCATCTTCCCCCACCACGAGAACGAAATCGCGCAGAGCGAGTCCGCCAACGGGGTGGAGTTCGCGAAGTACTGGATGCACTGCGGCTTCCTGGACCTGGAAGGCGCGAAGATGTCCAAGTCGCTGGGCAACGTGGTGCGCCTGCGCGACGCGCTCCAGCGGGTGGACGCGGAGGCCCTGCGCTTCTTCTTCCTCTCCACGCACTACCGCCACCCGCTCAGCTTCTCCGACAAGGCCCTGGCCGACGCGGAGGCGCGCATGGAGTACTTCTACGAGACGCTGCGCAAGGTGGACGAGCGGCTCGCGGGCAAGGACTTCGGCGACGGCCCGCTGCACGGCGAGCCCCACCGCTTCCTCGCCGAGTTCGAGTGCGCCATGGACGACGACTTCAACAGCGCGGGCGGCCTGGGCGCGCTGTCGGGGCTGTTCGGCCTGATGAACGAGCTGACCGACAAGCCGCCGGTGAAGGACAAGGCGCTCGTGGGGCGCACGCTGCGCGCGCTGCGCGAGGACGTGCGCAAGGTGTCCGGCGTGCTCGGCCTGTTCGAGGACGACTCGGGCGCGTGGCTGCTGCGCCGGCGTGAGCGCGCGGTGCGCGAGCGGGGCATCGACGTGGCGGAGGTGGAGCGGCTGCTCGGTGAGCGGACGGCCGCTCGAGCGGCCAAGGACTTCGCCGCCGCGGACCGGGTGCGGACCACGCTGAAGGAGAAGGGCGTGGAAATCATGGATACGCCCGCTGGCACCTCGTGGAAGGTGGCGGCCCAGCAGGGCTGA
- a CDS encoding M28 family peptidase — translation MKHLLSLLLALASAPALAQRAPLVTPAEKTAAGTIDPDVLRAHIRFLAHDLLEGRGPGTRGDALGQAYIASQFEALGLKPAGADGTYFQPFDLVGVTGHPETLSVRAPQGGAELKFHEDFIAVSGVQSAEARLDGSELVFVGYGIQAPEYAWDDFKGMDVRGKTLLILNSDPEDDPRIFGGRTRLWYGRWDYKYEQAAKVGAAGAIILHTTQSAGYPWQVVQSSWTGEQFELPATTGPRLQVKAWTTEDATRRVLQLAGQDLETLRAAAQSRDFQPVPLGVTVSTRFANEVRRRPTANVLALLPGGDAKLSNEVVLYSAHHDHLGKKEGGKPGEDTIYNGALDNAAGVSAMLSVARAYRSLPKAPRRSILFAAVAAEEQGLLGSQYLAEHPPVPAGRIAANVNIDGANIHGRTRDITVIGLGKSNLDAVITGLAKTQNRVVKADQLSDRGFFYRSDQFNFARQGIPAAYFGSGMDFIGKPEGWGRQQREAWEAKHYHQPSDELRADWDMSGAVEDARLFFLLGAHVARVPELPRWNKGDEFEAARLAALKALESPRTPPSEGASK, via the coding sequence ATGAAGCACCTGCTGTCACTGCTACTGGCCCTGGCCTCCGCTCCCGCGCTCGCCCAGCGCGCGCCCCTCGTCACGCCCGCCGAGAAGACGGCCGCGGGCACCATCGACCCGGACGTGCTGCGCGCGCACATCCGCTTCCTCGCGCACGACTTGCTCGAGGGACGCGGCCCCGGCACCCGGGGCGACGCGTTGGGACAGGCGTACATCGCCTCGCAGTTCGAGGCCCTGGGCCTGAAGCCCGCGGGCGCGGACGGCACGTACTTCCAACCCTTCGACCTGGTGGGTGTCACCGGCCATCCGGAGACCCTGTCCGTGCGCGCGCCCCAGGGCGGCGCGGAGCTGAAGTTCCACGAGGACTTCATCGCGGTGTCGGGCGTGCAGAGCGCCGAGGCCCGGCTGGACGGCTCCGAGCTCGTCTTCGTGGGCTACGGCATCCAGGCGCCCGAGTACGCGTGGGACGACTTCAAGGGGATGGATGTGCGCGGCAAGACGCTGCTCATCCTCAACAGCGACCCGGAGGATGACCCGCGCATCTTCGGCGGCCGCACGCGGCTGTGGTACGGCCGCTGGGATTACAAGTACGAGCAGGCGGCGAAGGTGGGCGCGGCGGGCGCCATCATCCTGCACACCACGCAGAGCGCCGGCTATCCGTGGCAGGTGGTCCAGTCGTCGTGGACGGGCGAGCAGTTCGAGCTCCCCGCCACCACCGGTCCCCGCCTCCAGGTGAAGGCGTGGACGACGGAGGACGCCACGCGCCGGGTGCTCCAGCTCGCGGGGCAGGACTTGGAGACGCTGCGCGCCGCGGCCCAGTCGCGCGACTTCCAGCCCGTGCCGCTGGGCGTGACGGTGTCCACGCGCTTCGCCAACGAGGTGCGCCGCAGGCCCACCGCGAACGTGCTGGCGCTGTTGCCCGGCGGCGACGCGAAGCTGTCCAACGAGGTGGTGCTCTACAGCGCGCACCACGACCACCTGGGCAAGAAGGAGGGCGGCAAGCCGGGCGAGGACACCATCTACAACGGCGCGCTCGACAACGCGGCGGGCGTGTCCGCGATGCTGTCGGTGGCGCGCGCGTATCGCTCGCTGCCCAAGGCCCCGCGCCGCTCCATCCTCTTCGCCGCGGTGGCCGCGGAGGAGCAGGGGTTGTTGGGCTCGCAGTACCTCGCGGAGCATCCGCCGGTGCCCGCGGGCCGCATCGCCGCCAACGTCAACATCGACGGCGCCAACATCCACGGACGCACGCGCGACATCACCGTCATCGGCCTGGGCAAGTCCAACCTGGACGCCGTCATCACGGGGCTGGCGAAGACGCAGAACCGCGTGGTGAAGGCGGACCAGCTGTCGGACCGGGGCTTCTTCTACCGCTCGGACCAGTTCAACTTCGCGCGCCAGGGCATCCCCGCCGCGTACTTCGGCAGCGGCATGGACTTCATCGGCAAGCCGGAGGGCTGGGGCCGTCAGCAGCGCGAGGCGTGGGAGGCCAAGCACTACCATCAGCCGTCCGACGAGCTGCGCGCCGACTGGGACATGTCCGGCGCGGTGGAGGACGCCCGGCTGTTCTTCCTCCTGGGAGCCCACGTGGCCCGCGTGCCGGAGCTGCCGCGCTGGAACAAGGGCGACGAGTTCGAGGCGGCCCGCCTGGCGGCCTTGAAGGCGCTCGAGTCGCCCAGGACGCCTCCGTCGGAGGGCGCCTCGAAGTAG
- the uvrB gene encoding excinuclease ABC subunit UvrB, with translation MPEFQIVSEHQPEGDQPRAIGELTEGVQRGDRYQTLLGVTGSGKTFTMANIIANVQRPTLVIAHNKTLAAQLYGEFKSLFPNNAVEYFVSYYDYYQPEAYVPSTDTFIEKDSSINDNIERMRHSATHSLRTRDDVVIVASVSCIYGLGTARSYVDLAVRVDQGGEMERDAFMRRLVESQYERNDMDFHRGTFRARGDTVEVFPAYEEERAIRVSFFGDEVERITEFDPLRGVTLGVLEKVVIFPASHYVAGEDSRRRAIQTIRDELSEQLGTFKREGKLLEAQRLEQRTMFDLEMMEQVGYCNGIENYSRHFSGRAPGEPPPCLIDYFPRNLLVLIDESHQTVPQIGAMYRGDRARKETLVNFGFRMPSALDNRPLKFGEFEELVPQAVFVSATPSEYELQKSQGVVVEQIIRPTGLTDPEVETRPVGNQVDDLLEEVRVRVSRNERVLVTTLTKRMAEDLTEYYADVGVRVRYLHSDIDAIERTAIIRDLRKGEFDVLVGINLLREGLDIPEVSLVAILDADKEGFLRSHVSLIQTIGRAARNLNGRVIMYADSITDSMKKALEETSRRRDIQRQYNQDHGITPRSVKSHITDLSEHLYDAESAGALPMAAEGEDDVLESKELKRLIEEFTQDMHRAAESMEFEKAAEYRDKVQLLKDMDLGLKPASRSLLKGPLKAKEDDAPKKGRGRGRSSRAKPRR, from the coding sequence ATGCCTGAGTTCCAGATCGTCAGCGAACACCAGCCCGAGGGCGACCAGCCGAGGGCCATTGGCGAGCTCACGGAGGGCGTGCAGCGGGGCGACCGCTACCAGACGCTCCTGGGCGTCACCGGTTCCGGCAAGACGTTCACGATGGCGAACATCATCGCCAACGTGCAGCGGCCCACGCTGGTCATCGCGCACAACAAGACGCTGGCCGCCCAGCTCTACGGCGAGTTCAAGTCGCTCTTCCCGAACAACGCCGTCGAGTACTTCGTCTCGTACTACGACTACTACCAGCCCGAGGCCTACGTCCCGTCGACGGACACCTTCATCGAGAAGGACTCGTCCATCAACGACAACATCGAGCGCATGCGCCACTCGGCCACGCACTCGCTGCGCACGCGCGACGACGTCGTGATTGTGGCCAGCGTCTCCTGCATCTACGGCCTGGGCACGGCGCGCAGCTACGTGGACCTGGCGGTGCGCGTGGACCAGGGCGGGGAGATGGAGCGCGACGCGTTCATGCGCCGGCTCGTCGAGTCCCAGTACGAGCGCAACGACATGGACTTCCACCGCGGCACCTTCCGCGCGCGCGGCGACACCGTGGAGGTGTTCCCCGCCTACGAGGAGGAGCGCGCCATCCGCGTGAGCTTCTTCGGCGACGAGGTGGAGCGCATCACCGAGTTCGACCCGCTGCGCGGCGTGACGCTCGGCGTGCTGGAGAAAGTCGTCATCTTCCCCGCCAGCCACTACGTCGCCGGTGAGGACTCGCGCAGGCGCGCCATCCAGACCATCCGCGACGAGCTGTCCGAGCAGCTCGGCACCTTCAAGCGCGAGGGCAAGCTGCTGGAGGCGCAGCGGCTGGAGCAGCGCACCATGTTCGACCTGGAGATGATGGAGCAGGTCGGCTACTGCAACGGCATCGAGAACTACTCGCGGCACTTCTCGGGGCGGGCCCCGGGGGAGCCGCCGCCGTGCCTCATCGACTACTTCCCGCGAAACCTCCTGGTGCTCATCGACGAGAGCCACCAGACGGTGCCTCAGATTGGCGCCATGTACCGGGGAGACCGCGCGCGCAAGGAGACGCTGGTCAACTTCGGCTTCCGCATGCCCAGCGCGCTGGACAACCGCCCGCTGAAGTTCGGTGAGTTCGAGGAGCTGGTGCCCCAGGCCGTCTTCGTCTCGGCGACGCCGTCCGAGTACGAACTGCAGAAGTCCCAGGGTGTCGTGGTGGAGCAGATCATCCGCCCCACGGGCCTGACGGACCCGGAGGTGGAGACGCGCCCCGTCGGCAACCAGGTGGACGACTTGCTCGAGGAGGTGCGCGTCCGCGTCAGCCGCAACGAGCGCGTCCTGGTGACGACGCTCACCAAGCGCATGGCCGAGGACCTCACCGAGTACTACGCGGACGTGGGCGTGCGCGTGCGCTACCTGCACTCGGACATCGACGCCATCGAGCGCACGGCCATCATCCGCGACCTGCGCAAGGGTGAGTTCGACGTGCTGGTGGGCATCAACCTCTTGCGCGAGGGCCTGGACATCCCCGAGGTGTCGCTGGTGGCCATCCTCGACGCGGACAAGGAGGGCTTCCTGCGCAGCCACGTGTCGCTCATCCAGACCATCGGCCGCGCCGCGCGCAACCTGAATGGCCGCGTCATCATGTACGCGGACTCCATCACCGACTCGATGAAGAAGGCGCTGGAGGAGACCTCCCGTCGCCGGGACATCCAACGCCAGTACAACCAGGACCACGGCATCACCCCGCGCTCCGTCAAGAGCCACATCACGGACCTGTCCGAGCACCTCTACGACGCGGAGTCCGCCGGCGCGCTGCCCATGGCGGCCGAGGGCGAGGACGACGTGCTCGAGTCCAAGGAACTCAAGCGCCTCATCGAGGAGTTCACCCAGGACATGCACCGGGCCGCCGAGTCGATGGAGTTCGAGAAGGCCGCCGAGTACCGCGACAAGGTGCAGTTGCTGAAGGACATGGACCTGGGCCTCAAGCCCGCGTCGCGCTCGCTGCTCAAGGGCCCGCTGAAGGCCAAGGAGGACGACGCGCCGAAGAAGGGTCGGGGCCGGGGTCGCTCGTCACGGGCGAAGCCGCGCCGCTAG
- the uvrC gene encoding excinuclease ABC subunit UvrC: MDVKLQEKLDALPTEPGVYLMKDRRGQIIYVGKAINLRSRVRSYFTRTGDTRVFVSLLDELLGDLETVLVHNEKEALLLENELIKKHRPRFNVLLKDDKQFISLRLDRTHAYPRLEVVRKYERDGARYFGPYSSAGAIRETLRIINRYFRLRTCTDHVLANRKRPCLLFQIGRCPAPCVHPVPEDDYRRSVDEVVMFLEGKASELVEGLRLRMKRAAQELKFEEAARVRDQLLAIERSLERQKVATTDFKDQDVFALYREGDRILFYVLWVRQGRLNGGQAFPFGSQEFPNEELLASFVNLYYDHGSFVPEEVLLPLEPEDGHAGLEGLLTERKGERVRVLVPKRGEKHELVKMAEKNAEQAFIERRRTKDETDQVLSRLQQRLGLRNFPRRMECFDISHFQGSAIVASQVAVTDGEADKSRYRKYKIKTLDKQDDFASMYEVVTRRLKRGQEDGDLPDLLVIDGGKGQLASAHAAMKDLGVDTVDVVGLAKSRDLEVFDRDAESARSPERVFVVGRKDPIVLAQNSAEMFMLTRMRDEAHRFAITFQKQVLRKSRVRSALEDIPGVGEVRRKTLLKHFGSLKRVGEASIEELAEVVGPAVAERVHAGLHGHPDEEAEDPVREASLDDATEPSHEKTRGGSPPGAA; the protein is encoded by the coding sequence ATGGACGTGAAGCTCCAGGAGAAGCTCGACGCCCTCCCCACCGAGCCCGGCGTGTACCTGATGAAGGACCGCCGCGGGCAGATCATCTACGTGGGCAAGGCCATCAACCTGCGCAGCCGCGTGCGCTCGTACTTCACGCGCACGGGGGACACGCGCGTCTTCGTGTCGCTGCTGGACGAGCTGCTCGGCGACCTGGAGACGGTGCTCGTCCACAACGAGAAGGAGGCGCTGCTCCTCGAGAACGAGCTCATCAAGAAGCACCGCCCGCGCTTCAACGTCCTGCTCAAGGACGACAAGCAGTTCATCTCGCTGCGCCTGGACCGCACCCACGCGTATCCGCGCCTGGAGGTCGTCCGCAAGTACGAGCGCGACGGCGCGCGCTACTTCGGCCCGTACTCCAGCGCCGGCGCCATCCGAGAGACGCTGCGCATCATCAACCGCTACTTCCGGCTGCGCACCTGCACGGACCACGTGCTGGCCAACCGCAAGCGGCCCTGTCTGTTGTTCCAGATCGGCCGCTGCCCCGCCCCCTGCGTCCACCCCGTCCCCGAGGACGACTACCGTCGCAGCGTGGACGAAGTCGTGATGTTCCTGGAGGGCAAGGCGAGCGAGTTGGTGGAGGGGCTGCGGCTGCGGATGAAGCGCGCGGCGCAGGAGCTGAAGTTCGAGGAGGCCGCGCGGGTGCGCGACCAACTGCTCGCCATCGAACGAAGCCTGGAGCGTCAGAAGGTCGCCACCACGGACTTCAAGGACCAGGACGTGTTCGCCCTCTACCGGGAGGGGGACCGCATCCTGTTCTACGTCCTCTGGGTCCGGCAGGGCCGCCTCAACGGCGGACAGGCGTTTCCCTTCGGCAGCCAGGAGTTCCCCAACGAGGAGCTGCTCGCCTCGTTCGTGAACCTCTACTACGACCACGGCAGCTTCGTGCCGGAGGAGGTGCTGCTGCCGCTGGAGCCCGAGGACGGCCATGCCGGGCTGGAGGGCCTGCTGACCGAGCGGAAGGGCGAGCGCGTGCGCGTCCTGGTCCCCAAGCGAGGGGAGAAGCACGAGCTGGTCAAGATGGCGGAGAAGAACGCGGAGCAGGCCTTCATCGAGCGGAGGCGCACCAAGGACGAGACCGACCAGGTGCTCTCCCGCCTCCAGCAGCGGCTGGGGCTGCGCAACTTCCCGCGCCGCATGGAGTGCTTCGACATCTCCCACTTCCAGGGCTCCGCCATCGTCGCCTCGCAGGTGGCCGTGACGGATGGCGAGGCCGACAAGTCCCGCTACCGGAAGTACAAGATCAAGACCCTGGACAAGCAGGACGACTTCGCCAGCATGTACGAGGTCGTCACGCGCCGGCTCAAGCGCGGCCAGGAGGACGGCGACCTGCCGGACCTGCTCGTCATCGACGGTGGCAAGGGCCAGCTCGCCAGCGCGCACGCGGCCATGAAGGATCTGGGCGTGGACACGGTGGACGTGGTGGGCCTGGCCAAGAGCCGCGATTTGGAGGTCTTCGACCGGGACGCGGAGAGCGCTCGCAGCCCCGAGCGGGTGTTCGTCGTGGGGCGAAAGGACCCCATCGTCCTGGCGCAGAACTCGGCGGAGATGTTCATGCTGACGCGCATGCGGGACGAGGCGCACCGCTTCGCCATCACCTTCCAGAAACAGGTGCTGCGAAAGAGCCGGGTGCGCTCCGCGCTGGAGGACATCCCGGGGGTGGGGGAGGTGCGGCGCAAGACGCTCCTGAAGCACTTCGGCTCGCTCAAGCGCGTGGGCGAGGCGAGCATCGAGGAGCTGGCGGAAGTCGTCGGTCCGGCGGTGGCGGAGCGGGTCCATGCGGGGCTTCATGGACACCCCGACGAAGAGGCAGAGGACCCCGTCCGGGAGGCTTCCCTGGATGACGCCACCGAACCCTCCCACGAAAAAACACGGGGAGGGTCGCCACCCGGTGCGGCGTGA
- a CDS encoding DUF507 family protein, giving the protein MRLYPKVIPIISRETIQRLMQDGDIEVEPMRVADAEMDLSAIMREYLANEERVNQATREALERRGYDPSKFNQVKREMADVRGFKMGDEGIEYVINQMIEFLLISRNVEEVFSADNSLRQKIHVVMKKHLDVDEDIDKEARSRLKHLQEGTSSFEIEYNKTVEQIRRARGLI; this is encoded by the coding sequence ATGAGGCTGTATCCGAAGGTGATCCCGATCATTTCGCGAGAGACGATTCAACGGCTCATGCAGGATGGGGACATCGAGGTGGAGCCGATGCGCGTGGCGGACGCCGAGATGGACCTTTCGGCCATCATGCGTGAGTACCTCGCGAACGAAGAGCGTGTGAACCAGGCAACGCGCGAGGCGCTGGAGCGTCGTGGATACGACCCCTCCAAGTTCAACCAGGTCAAGCGCGAGATGGCCGACGTCCGCGGCTTCAAGATGGGCGACGAGGGCATCGAGTACGTCATCAACCAGATGATCGAGTTCCTGCTCATCAGCCGGAACGTCGAGGAGGTCTTCTCGGCGGATAACTCGCTGCGTCAGAAGATCCACGTGGTGATGAAGAAGCACCTGGACGTGGATGAGGACATCGACAAGGAGGCGCGCTCCCGCCTGAAGCACCTGCAGGAGGGAACGAGCAGCTTCGAGATCGAGTACAACAAGACGGTGGAGCAGATCCGCCGCGCTCGGGGTCTCATCTAG